Proteins from one bacterium genomic window:
- the atpF gene encoding F0F1 ATP synthase subunit B — protein sequence MKGRIMKNSLIILAWMLPAWALASGGAHEVELESGFTLAMRLVNFLLLAGLLYYFLRKPVRNFLNQRQQGVKEALEEAQRAKAEAEARFKEMEKKLTQAQKEMEELKGMLLEQGRVEKERILANARKEADKIRKQAELTAEQEFKKAQSVLRKEAVELAARIAEALLKERIDPKDHERLIQQYLQSVGKTA from the coding sequence ATGAAGGGCAGGATAATGAAGAACTCTTTGATCATCCTGGCTTGGATGCTTCCGGCCTGGGCCCTTGCCTCTGGGGGAGCTCATGAGGTGGAACTGGAAAGCGGTTTCACCTTGGCCATGAGGCTGGTGAACTTTCTGCTTCTGGCCGGGCTTCTGTATTATTTTCTGCGCAAGCCCGTGCGCAATTTCCTCAACCAAAGGCAGCAGGGTGTGAAAGAGGCCTTAGAGGAAGCCCAGCGCGCCAAGGCTGAAGCCGAGGCCCGTTTCAAGGAGATGGAGAAAAAACTGACCCAAGCCCAAAAAGAGATGGAAGAGCTCAAGGGTATGCTCCTGGAGCAGGGACGGGTGGAAAAGGAACGTATCCTGGCCAATGCCAGAAAAGAGGCGGACAAGATCCGAAAGCAAGCCGAGTTGACCGCTGAGCAGGAATTCAAAAAGGCCCAATCCGTGCTGCGCAAGGAGGCGGTAGAGCTGGCGGCACGCATAGCTGAAGCGCTTCTCAAGGAGCGCATCGATCCCAAGGACCATGAAAGATTGATCCAACAGTACTTGCAAAGCGTGGGGAAAACGGCCTGA
- a CDS encoding ATP synthase F0 subunit B — translation MIQLDYTLLIQMANFLVLLFLLNKFLYKPILGILDERRRRVEDSERSVRELQERTSRQWEQYQAELQKAKSAAAAEKEKLKAEGIEAERKMLEQARSEAARSVEEARKSLEQELHRARQALQAQADSLGLEMAQKILGRALR, via the coding sequence GTGATCCAGCTCGATTACACGCTCCTCATCCAGATGGCCAATTTTTTGGTCCTCTTGTTTCTCCTGAACAAATTCTTGTACAAGCCGATCTTGGGAATTCTGGACGAACGCCGACGGCGCGTGGAGGACTCCGAGCGCTCTGTGCGGGAGCTTCAGGAGCGCACCTCCAGGCAGTGGGAGCAGTATCAGGCAGAGCTCCAGAAGGCCAAGAGCGCAGCTGCTGCTGAAAAAGAGAAGCTCAAGGCCGAGGGTATAGAGGCCGAGCGCAAGATGCTCGAACAGGCCCGCTCCGAGGCCGCCCGCTCGGTGGAAGAGGCCAGAAAGAGCCTGGAACAGGAGCTCCATCGGGCAAGGCAGGCCCTTCAGGCCCAGGCAGATTCCCTCGGCCTGGAGATGGCCCAGAAGATCCTGGGGAGGGCTCTGAGATGA
- the atpH gene encoding ATP synthase F1 subunit delta: protein MNEIIAKRYARALIQIGQEDGKYEQYGQELKAFQELLEASPELKAVMVNPIYEREDKKGLLSAIYQRLNFSQVVRNFLLLLVDKRRIGSFKDIVRCYQMLADELAGRITAKVASAVPLDESILKELKERLEAITGKQVFLQVWQDPELIGGLVTQIGDTVYDGSVRTQLAGLKEILLKG, encoded by the coding sequence ATGAACGAGATAATAGCGAAACGCTACGCCAGGGCGCTCATTCAGATAGGACAAGAAGACGGGAAATATGAGCAGTATGGACAGGAGCTCAAGGCTTTCCAGGAATTGCTGGAGGCCAGCCCAGAATTGAAAGCCGTCATGGTGAATCCCATCTACGAGAGAGAAGACAAAAAAGGGCTGCTGAGCGCCATATATCAGAGGTTGAACTTCTCCCAGGTGGTGAGGAATTTCCTCCTTCTCCTGGTGGATAAGAGGAGGATTGGCTCCTTCAAGGACATAGTGCGCTGCTACCAGATGCTGGCCGATGAATTGGCCGGCAGAATCACGGCCAAGGTAGCCAGCGCGGTTCCCCTTGATGAATCCATCCTAAAGGAACTCAAGGAGAGGCTGGAAGCCATTACAGGAAAGCAGGTTTTCCTGCAGGTATGGCAAGATCCCGAACTCATAGGCGGACTGGTCACACAGATAGGCGATACGGTTTATGACGGCAGTGTCCGCACACAGTTGGCGGGCCTTAAAGAAATACTTTTGAAGGGGTGA
- a CDS encoding cache domain-containing protein, producing MAKWDREKRILYHELSKFEEPDLRDVGEPNLLRGVFPVDEIPRIDFDQKIIPINPPPAMYITDTTFRDGQQARPPFTPKQIEDLYVMLHRLGGRDGVIRQCEFFLYSPKDREAVERCLAKDFRFPQITAWVRANREDLRLVKEMGLKETGMLMSISDYHIFLKLGWNRRRAFEEYLSLAKAALNHGIIPRCHFEDVTRADIYGFCVPLAKELMKLREESGIDIKIRLCDTLGLGVTYPGAALPRAVDKLVRAMIDDAGVPGRLLEWHGHNDFHKALINATTAWLYGCSAANGALLGLGERTGNTPVEALVIEYISLRGQHDGMDTTVITEIAEYMEKEIGHRLPPNYPFAGSEFNATSAGVHVDGILKNPEIYSIFNTDKFLHRPLSVIITDKSGIAGVVHWINTHLGLTGARMVDKRHPGVAKIHKAIMRQYEEGRTTAIGSDEMRRLAKKYLPEYFVSDLQLLKQKAAEVAVHLIEELAEKPQMRSMDPAQQEPLMEQMAEENPFIQWVYVTNMEGRITTKLITQIVDRAKYPPVVIEEDYSDRPWFIGPLRDGKSHVTDFYVSRFTHQLAVTVSAPIRNEQDEIVGILAADMKFDELAKMVEADGKNGR from the coding sequence ATGGCCAAGTGGGATAGGGAAAAAAGAATTCTTTATCATGAGCTCTCCAAGTTTGAAGAACCTGATCTCAGGGATGTGGGGGAGCCCAATCTCTTAAGGGGGGTCTTCCCGGTGGATGAGATCCCCAGGATCGATTTTGACCAGAAGATCATCCCCATAAATCCGCCCCCTGCCATGTACATAACTGATACCACCTTCAGGGACGGCCAGCAGGCACGCCCCCCCTTCACCCCCAAACAGATAGAAGACCTTTACGTGATGCTCCACAGGCTGGGAGGCCGCGACGGGGTCATACGTCAGTGCGAGTTTTTCCTTTACAGCCCCAAGGACAGGGAGGCAGTGGAGAGGTGTCTGGCCAAGGATTTCAGATTCCCGCAGATAACAGCCTGGGTCAGGGCCAACAGGGAGGATCTGAGACTGGTCAAGGAGATGGGTCTCAAAGAGACGGGCATGCTCATGTCCATTTCCGATTACCACATCTTCCTGAAGCTGGGTTGGAACCGAAGAAGAGCCTTTGAGGAATACCTATCCCTGGCAAAGGCTGCCCTGAACCATGGCATCATTCCCAGGTGCCACTTCGAGGACGTGACCAGGGCGGACATCTATGGTTTTTGCGTGCCTCTGGCCAAAGAACTCATGAAGCTCAGGGAGGAAAGCGGCATAGACATAAAGATAAGGTTGTGCGACACCCTGGGTCTGGGAGTGACTTATCCCGGTGCAGCCCTTCCCAGGGCAGTAGACAAGCTGGTGAGGGCCATGATAGACGATGCTGGAGTCCCTGGTCGGCTTCTGGAATGGCACGGCCACAACGATTTTCACAAGGCTCTCATAAACGCGACCACCGCATGGCTTTATGGTTGCAGTGCTGCCAATGGTGCTCTCTTGGGTCTGGGGGAGAGAACAGGCAACACCCCGGTGGAGGCTCTGGTAATCGAGTATATCTCTCTTCGGGGTCAGCACGACGGCATGGACACCACGGTCATCACCGAGATAGCCGAGTACATGGAAAAGGAAATAGGCCACAGACTTCCTCCCAATTACCCGTTTGCAGGCTCGGAGTTCAATGCCACCTCCGCGGGGGTACACGTGGACGGCATACTGAAGAATCCTGAGATATATTCGATTTTTAACACCGATAAGTTCCTTCACAGGCCACTGAGCGTCATCATCACGGACAAGTCAGGCATAGCCGGAGTGGTGCACTGGATAAACACCCACCTTGGGCTCACAGGTGCGCGCATGGTGGACAAACGCCATCCGGGCGTGGCCAAGATCCACAAGGCTATAATGCGTCAATACGAGGAAGGTCGCACCACGGCCATAGGTTCAGACGAGATGAGAAGGTTGGCCAAGAAATACCTGCCCGAGTATTTTGTGAGCGATCTGCAGCTACTCAAACAAAAGGCCGCCGAGGTGGCAGTGCACCTCATAGAGGAACTGGCCGAAAAGCCCCAGATGCGCTCCATGGACCCTGCCCAGCAAGAGCCACTCATGGAGCAAATGGCCGAAGAGAACCCATTTATTCAATGGGTTTATGTGACCAACATGGAAGGCAGAATAACCACCAAGCTCATAACTCAAATAGTGGACAGGGCCAAGTATCCCCCGGTGGTCATAGAAGAGGATTACTCGGACAGGCCCTGGTTCATAGGACCTCTGAGGGATGGCAAGAGCCACGTCACAGATTTCTATGTATCCCGTTTCACCCACCAGCTGGCGGTCACGGTTTCGGCCCCTATCCGCAACGAGCAGGACGAGATCGTAGGGATACTGGCTGCTGACATGAAATTTGACGAACTGGCCAAGATGGTGGAGGCAGATGGCAAAAACGGAAGGTAA
- the ndk gene encoding nucleoside-diphosphate kinase, with protein sequence MLERTLSIVKPDGVGKNLIGEVIGRFEKEGLRVVALKMLRMTKAQAQGFYAVHKEKPFFDSLTDFMSSGPAVVMVLEGDDAIAKTRRIMGATNPKEAEPGTIRRQYADNVEQNIVHGSDSPENAQVEIAYFFNALEINSR encoded by the coding sequence ATGTTGGAGCGGACGCTTTCCATAGTAAAGCCGGACGGGGTGGGCAAGAACCTCATAGGGGAAGTCATAGGAAGGTTTGAAAAGGAGGGGCTCAGGGTTGTGGCCCTCAAGATGCTTAGAATGACAAAGGCCCAGGCCCAGGGTTTTTACGCTGTGCACAAGGAAAAGCCTTTTTTTGATAGCCTTACGGATTTCATGAGTTCGGGGCCTGCGGTGGTGATGGTCCTGGAAGGAGATGATGCCATAGCCAAGACCAGAAGAATAATGGGGGCCACAAATCCCAAAGAGGCTGAGCCAGGAACCATAAGAAGGCAGTACGCAGACAACGTGGAGCAAAACATAGTGCACGGCTCTGACTCCCCCGAGAACGCTCAAGTGGAGATCGCATACTTTTTCAATGCCTTGGAGATAAATTCACGGTGA